From Micromonospora carbonacea:
CGCGCCGGTGCCCTCCACGTTGGAGGTGCGGGCCTGCAACCCGACCACGTGCGGGTGCACGGGGCGCAGCTCGGCGGCGTCCTCGACCAGCACGATCCGCTCGTTGCCGGGGACCAGCCCGAGCAGGGTGTTGAGCAGGGTCGTCTTGCCGGAGCCGGTGCCGCCCACCACCAGGTACGCGAGCCGGGCGGCCACCAGGGCGGCCAGCACCGGGGCGACCGGCCGGGGCACGGTGCCCTGCCGCACCAGGTCGTCCAGGGTGAACGGGCGCTGCCGGAAGGTGCGCAGGGACAGGTAGGGCCCGTCGGTGGCCACCGGGGGCAGCACGGCGTGCAGCCTCGTGCCGTCCGGCAGCCGGGCGTCGACGCAGGGGGAGCCGTCGTCGAGGCGACGGCCTGCTCCGGCGGCGAGGCGCTGCGCCAGCCGGCGCACGTCGTCGACGGTGCCGACGGGCACCGCGACCTGGTGCAGGCCGTGCCCCCGGTCGACCCACACCCGGTTCGCGTTGACGAGAACGTCGCTCACCTCGGGGTCCGCGAGCAGGGGTGCCAGCGGGCCCGCGCCGACCAGGTCGTCGTGCACCCGCCCGGCGATGCGCAGCACGGCGGTGTCGCCGAGGACCGCCGCCGCCGGTTCGGCGCGGACGGCGGAGACCACCGCCGCGGGCGTGACCGGGGCGGCCGTGGCGGCGAAGCGTTGCCGCACCCGGCTGGCGATCTCCTCGCCGTCGGCGTGGCCGGTCACGCCGCACCCGGCACCGGGACGCCGGTCAGCTCGCCGACGATCCGCTGGCAGAGCGCGGCGAGGGGGCCGCGCCCGTCGGCGGCGGGGGCCTCCCCGCGCTCCAGCCCCCGGCACAGTCCCGGTTCGGGGCGCAGCGCGCCGGCCAGCGGCAGGCCCAGCGCGCGGGCGACTTCGACGGCCTTGAGCCGGCCCGGTGCCGGTCCTCGCACGACGACGGAGAGCTGGGCGCAGTGCGGCGCGGCGGCCGCAGCCACCCGGGCGGCT
This genomic window contains:
- a CDS encoding TadA family conjugal transfer-associated ATPase codes for the protein MTGHADGEEIASRVRQRFAATAAPVTPAAVVSAVRAEPAAAVLGDTAVLRIAGRVHDDLVGAGPLAPLLADPEVSDVLVNANRVWVDRGHGLHQVAVPVGTVDDVRRLAQRLAAGAGRRLDDGSPCVDARLPDGTRLHAVLPPVATDGPYLSLRTFRQRPFTLDDLVRQGTVPRPVAPVLAALVAARLAYLVVGGTGSGKTTLLNTLLGLVPGNERIVLVEDAAELRPVHPHVVGLQARTSNVEGTGAVGLSDLVRQALRMRPDRLVVGECRGGEVVDLLAALNTGHDGGAGTLHANTPSDVPARLEALGMLGGLPRAALHAQVAAALQVLLQVRRGARGRVLESVCLLLPDGPDRLVTVVPAWVRGHGTGPAAQALGVLLRERDVAVPPVLGAGWPQRERPDRAGPAEVPGAAHRRGGST